The following DNA comes from Methanomassiliicoccales archaeon LGM-DZ1.
CCTCGAGTCGTCGGCGGAGTTTTTCGAGGTGTACGAAACATCCACGCTCTCGAAGTCGACAATTTTCGAGGCATTGTCGATGATGTCGTCCACGTATGCCGCCCCGAACTTGCCGAGGAGCATGTACTCGGCTGTGACCGTCTCGTAGACGGAGCCGAGCTTCGAGATGACGATGTCCTTGGACCTCCAGATGGCCTTAAGCTGGTCCAGCTCGCGGGTGGTCGAAACTTCGAAGGTAACGCTGACCAGGATCCTGTTGTTGACCTTCTGCTCGCGGTCGTGGACGACGCCCACGATGTTCCCGTCGACCATGGATATGGGCTCGAGGGACCCGACCAATTGGCCGGGGAGATCGCGGACGTACAGTTCGGCATTAACCATCATGGGGGCTCACCTCTTCGGTAACAGGCGTGTATGGCAGAGGGCATATTAAATAAGTGACAGGAAGGGGTTCTCTTTCATTTTGAGTGGAAACGATTTGGGGAAGGAACGCGCTCACCTCGGAGCCCCGTACAGATCCACTTTGCCTCTGGCACCGGTGAGATAACAAACGGCTATCAG
Coding sequences within:
- a CDS encoding homoserine dehydrogenase — translated: MVNAELYVRDLPGQLVGSLEPISMVDGNIVGVVHDREQKVNNRILVSVTFEVSTTRELDQLKAIWRSKDIVISKLGSVYETVTAEYMLLGKFGAAYVDDIIDNASKIVDFESVDVSYTSKNSADDSRTALITAELRDHEDRDKLDRFLFSSSERDGLMLIRGLGFD